One window of the Streptomyces asoensis genome contains the following:
- the tmk gene encoding dTMP kinase yields MTRAEQPTAHHPAPDDALVADSRERAVRALLREPQLKRLWSAQLVSGVGDALALLVFVLLVLQAAIVEGSFGGGYRGVAFAVATVFAVRILATLLFGAVLLGPLTSLTSPDGPLDRRWTMVGADGVRAALLIVAPLWIDWTPDDAPALLLVTVFVTGVAERFWTVARESASPALLPAPPLEGATVRPLPDHMDALRRLSLRTGFVTIPLGAATLVVAALFNNLLGAGIDWFGQHQAALASYVAGGLFAGSLSIVTFLELPAVRTPRARSPLEGLRRPRTATGVDAGRTGAIPLLVLACAAVAGAVTAAVAVAVLHAKDLGGGPVMYGLFVLALTGGVVIGVRTAPKVLASLSRRRLLALAIAFTGVALLAAGLVPDVTSVLLILALAGVGAGVAANTGHALLDQETEEHRRARTTEHLHAVVRVVVALGAVIAPLVAALIGPHRLENGKFVFAHGGAAFTLMLVGALLLPVAALVLAKIDDRSGVPLRQDLRDALLGGDDPVQTSVGTGFFIALEGGDGAGKSTQAEALAEWIRAKGHEVVLTREPGATPVGKRLRSILLDVSSAGLSHRAEALLYAADRAEHVDTVVRPALERGAVVITDRYIDSSVAYQGAGRDLSPTEIARISRWATNGLVPHLTVLLDVSPEAARERFTEAPDRLESEPAEFHTRVRSGFLTLAAADPGRYLVVDAAQEPEAVTTVVRHRLDQLLPLSEAEIKAQEEARRKAEEEARRKAEEEAARKAEEERLERERQEQLAKLRAEEEERKRRELEEAQRREAERQAEEARLRAEEARRRAEEERVRLLAEEKARAEEEARRKAEEERRRRQAEEEARLRAEADARRLEKQRKAEEALLRAEQARRAAEQAAAAAQVGPKPARPTTTAASAAPAAPAVPPEAVTVPTPVVTPTNASGGPMDETAVLPPVRMDKEPAQPSRPSGNASGSGKPSGSGGGADAEVTAELPQPSIPPGSADETAVLPPVRGESSEDETAVLPPVREESPADETAVLPPVRDRNPSDRVPPGYFRDERGERGERDEARPDGADDRTRELPQVDEEGAPRQRPRSDWAEETPLDDLPTLADELLGPRRDEDGNDEGRGRGRRR; encoded by the coding sequence ATGACGCGAGCCGAGCAGCCAACGGCCCACCACCCGGCACCGGACGACGCCTTGGTGGCGGACTCCCGCGAGCGCGCTGTGCGCGCCCTGTTGCGCGAGCCGCAGCTCAAGCGGCTCTGGAGCGCACAGCTGGTGAGCGGGGTGGGAGACGCCCTCGCACTCCTGGTGTTCGTCCTCCTCGTCCTCCAGGCGGCCATCGTGGAGGGCTCCTTCGGGGGCGGCTACCGCGGCGTGGCCTTCGCGGTGGCGACCGTCTTCGCGGTGCGCATTCTGGCCACCCTCCTCTTCGGCGCCGTCCTCCTGGGCCCGCTGACCTCACTGACCTCGCCGGACGGCCCGCTCGACCGCCGCTGGACCATGGTCGGCGCGGACGGCGTGCGCGCCGCGCTGCTGATCGTCGCGCCGCTGTGGATCGACTGGACACCGGACGACGCGCCGGCCCTGCTGCTCGTCACGGTGTTCGTGACCGGAGTGGCCGAGCGGTTCTGGACGGTCGCCCGCGAGAGCGCGTCCCCGGCCCTGCTGCCCGCCCCGCCACTGGAGGGCGCGACCGTCCGGCCGTTGCCCGACCACATGGACGCCCTGCGCCGCCTGTCGCTGCGCACGGGCTTCGTGACGATCCCGCTGGGCGCGGCCACGCTGGTCGTCGCGGCATTGTTCAACAATCTTCTGGGTGCCGGGATCGACTGGTTCGGACAGCACCAGGCGGCCCTCGCCTCGTATGTCGCCGGGGGGCTCTTCGCCGGGTCGCTGTCCATCGTGACCTTCCTGGAGCTGCCCGCAGTGCGCACCCCGCGCGCGCGGTCGCCGCTCGAGGGGCTGCGCCGACCCAGGACCGCCACCGGGGTCGACGCGGGCCGCACCGGCGCGATCCCGCTGCTGGTCCTCGCCTGCGCCGCCGTCGCCGGGGCGGTCACCGCCGCCGTCGCCGTGGCCGTGCTGCACGCCAAGGACCTGGGCGGCGGTCCGGTCATGTACGGGCTGTTCGTGCTCGCGCTGACCGGCGGAGTCGTCATCGGCGTCCGTACGGCGCCGAAGGTGCTGGCGTCGCTGTCGCGTCGCCGGCTGCTCGCGCTGGCCATCGCCTTCACCGGCGTGGCGCTGCTGGCCGCCGGGCTGGTCCCGGACGTCACCAGTGTGCTGCTGATCCTGGCCCTGGCCGGCGTCGGCGCGGGCGTCGCCGCCAACACCGGGCACGCCCTGCTCGACCAGGAGACCGAGGAGCACCGCCGGGCACGGACGACGGAGCACCTGCACGCCGTCGTACGGGTCGTGGTGGCGCTGGGCGCGGTGATCGCCCCGCTGGTGGCGGCGCTCATCGGGCCGCATCGGCTGGAGAACGGCAAGTTCGTGTTCGCGCACGGCGGTGCGGCGTTCACGCTGATGCTGGTCGGCGCGCTGCTGCTGCCGGTGGCCGCACTGGTGCTGGCCAAGATCGACGACCGTTCCGGCGTACCCCTGCGCCAGGACCTGCGGGACGCGCTGCTCGGCGGCGACGACCCGGTGCAGACCTCGGTCGGGACCGGCTTCTTCATCGCCCTGGAGGGCGGTGACGGCGCCGGCAAGTCCACGCAGGCCGAGGCGCTCGCCGAGTGGATCAGGGCCAAGGGCCACGAGGTCGTCCTGACGCGTGAGCCGGGGGCCACGCCCGTGGGCAAGCGGCTGCGTTCGATCCTGCTGGACGTCTCCAGCGCCGGGCTCTCGCACCGCGCGGAGGCGCTGCTGTACGCGGCGGACCGCGCGGAGCACGTCGACACGGTCGTCCGGCCCGCCCTGGAGCGCGGCGCGGTCGTCATCACCGACCGGTACATCGACTCGTCCGTGGCCTACCAGGGCGCGGGCCGCGACCTGTCCCCGACCGAGATCGCGCGGATCTCGCGCTGGGCGACGAACGGCCTGGTCCCGCATCTGACGGTCCTGCTGGACGTGTCGCCGGAGGCCGCCCGCGAGCGGTTCACGGAGGCGCCGGACCGGCTGGAGTCGGAGCCGGCCGAGTTCCACACGCGCGTGCGTTCCGGCTTCCTCACGCTGGCCGCCGCCGACCCGGGCCGCTACCTGGTGGTCGACGCGGCCCAGGAGCCCGAGGCGGTCACGACCGTCGTCCGGCACCGGCTCGACCAGCTGCTGCCCCTGTCCGAGGCCGAGATCAAGGCCCAGGAGGAGGCGCGCAGGAAGGCCGAGGAGGAGGCCCGCCGCAAGGCCGAGGAAGAGGCGGCCCGCAAGGCCGAGGAGGAGCGCCTGGAGCGCGAGCGCCAGGAGCAGCTCGCCAAGCTGCGTGCCGAGGAGGAGGAGCGCAAGCGGCGCGAGCTGGAGGAGGCGCAGCGGCGCGAGGCCGAACGGCAGGCCGAGGAGGCGCGGCTGCGCGCCGAGGAAGCACGCAGGCGCGCCGAGGAGGAGCGGGTCAGGCTCCTCGCGGAGGAGAAGGCCCGCGCCGAGGAGGAGGCCCGCCGCAAGGCGGAGGAGGAGCGGCGCCGCCGGCAGGCCGAGGAGGAGGCACGGCTGCGTGCCGAGGCCGACGCCCGGCGCCTGGAGAAGCAGCGGAAGGCCGAGGAGGCGCTGCTGCGGGCAGAGCAGGCCCGGCGCGCGGCGGAGCAGGCCGCCGCCGCGGCACAGGTCGGACCGAAGCCGGCGCGCCCCACGACGACCGCGGCGTCCGCGGCTCCGGCGGCTCCGGCGGTCCCGCCGGAGGCCGTGACCGTGCCGACGCCGGTGGTGACTCCGACGAACGCGTCGGGCGGGCCGATGGACGAGACGGCGGTGCTGCCGCCGGTCCGGATGGACAAGGAGCCCGCGCAGCCCTCCCGGCCGTCCGGGAACGCGTCCGGATCCGGGAAGCCTTCGGGCTCCGGGGGCGGGGCCGACGCCGAGGTGACGGCCGAGCTGCCGCAGCCCTCGATCCCGCCGGGGTCCGCGGACGAGACGGCGGTACTGCCTCCGGTGCGCGGCGAGAGCTCCGAGGACGAGACGGCGGTACTGCCTCCGGTCCGCGAGGAAAGCCCTGCCGACGAGACGGCCGTGCTGCCTCCCGTGCGGGACCGGAACCCCTCGGACCGGGTGCCGCCGGGGTACTTCCGCGACGAGCGGGGCGAGCGGGGCGAGCGGGACGAGGCGCGGCCGGACGGGGCCGACGACCGTACGCGCGAGCTGCCGCAGGTCGACGAGGAGGGCGCGCCCCGTCAGCGACCCCGGTCGGACTGGGCCGAGGAGACCCCGCTGGACGATCTGCCGACGCTGGCGGACGAACTGCTGGGCCCGCGCCGGGACGAGGACGGGAACGACGAGGGCCGCGGGCGGGGCCGACGCCGCTGA
- the topA gene encoding type I DNA topoisomerase, whose product MSPTSETAKGGRRLVIVESPAKAKTIKGYLGPGYIVEASVGHIRDLPNGAAEVPDQYTGEVRRLGVDVEHDFQPIYVVNADKRAQVKKLKDLLKESDELFLATDEDREGEAIAWHLQEVLKPKIPVKRMVFHEITKDAIRAAVANPRELNQKLVDAQETRRILDRLYGYEVSPVLWKKVMPRLSAGRVQSVATRLVVERERERIAFRSAEYWDLTGTFSTGRAGDLSDPSSLVARLQTVDGRRVAQGRDFDSLGQLKSANILHLDEVNARALAVALENTRFAVRSVESKPYRRSPYAPFRTTTLQQEASRKLGFGAKATMQVAQKLYENGYITYMRTDSTTLSETAISAARAQVTQLYGADYLPPQPRTYAGKVKNAQEAHEAIRPSGDRFRTPAETGLTGDQFKLYELIWKRTVASQMKDATGNSVTVKIGGTAADGRDVEFSASGKTITFHGFLKAYVEGADDPNAELDDRERRLPQVGEGDPLTAEEITVDGHATKPPARYTEASLVKELEEREIGRPSTYASIIGTILDRGYVFKKGTALVPSFLSFAVVNLLEKHFGRLVDYDFTARMEDDLDRIARGEAQAVPWLKRFYFGEGVGHGGAADAGNGDGDHLGGLKELVTDLGAIDAREVSSFPVGNDIVLRVGRYGPYIERGEKDAEGHQRADVPEDLAPDELSVELAEELLAKPSGDFELGADPESGHQIIARDGRYGPYVTEVLPEGTPKTGKNAVKPRTASLFKSMSLDTVTLADALKLMSLPRVVGADAEGVEITAQNGRYGPYLKKGTDSRSLQTEDQLFTITLEEALEIYSQPKQRGRAAAKPPLKELGADPVSGQPVVVKDGRFGPYVTDGETNATLRSGDSVEEITPERGFELLAEKRAKAPAKKTAKKAPAKKATAKKAAPAKKTAAKKTAAKTTTAKKTTAKKTVAKKATASPASSED is encoded by the coding sequence TTGTCCCCGACCAGCGAGACCGCGAAGGGCGGCCGCCGACTCGTGATCGTCGAGTCGCCTGCCAAGGCGAAGACGATCAAGGGTTACCTCGGCCCCGGATACATCGTCGAGGCCAGCGTCGGGCACATCCGTGACCTTCCCAACGGCGCCGCGGAGGTGCCGGACCAGTACACGGGCGAGGTCCGCCGCCTCGGTGTGGACGTCGAACACGACTTCCAGCCGATCTATGTGGTCAACGCCGACAAGCGGGCGCAGGTCAAGAAGCTCAAGGACCTCCTCAAGGAATCCGACGAGCTCTTCCTCGCCACCGATGAGGACCGCGAGGGCGAGGCGATCGCCTGGCACCTCCAGGAGGTCCTCAAGCCGAAGATCCCGGTCAAGCGGATGGTCTTCCACGAGATCACCAAGGACGCGATCCGGGCCGCCGTCGCCAACCCGCGCGAGCTCAACCAGAAGCTCGTCGACGCCCAGGAGACGCGCCGCATCCTCGACCGTCTCTACGGCTACGAGGTCTCGCCGGTCCTGTGGAAGAAGGTCATGCCGCGCCTGTCGGCCGGCCGTGTCCAGTCCGTCGCCACCCGTCTCGTCGTGGAGCGGGAACGCGAGCGCATCGCGTTTCGTTCTGCTGAGTACTGGGACCTGACGGGCACCTTCTCGACCGGCCGCGCCGGGGATCTGTCGGACCCGTCGTCGCTGGTCGCCCGCCTCCAGACCGTCGACGGCAGGCGGGTCGCGCAGGGCCGCGACTTCGACTCCCTGGGACAACTCAAGAGCGCGAACATCCTCCACCTCGACGAGGTGAACGCCCGCGCCCTGGCCGTCGCCCTGGAGAACACGCGGTTCGCCGTCCGGTCCGTCGAGTCGAAGCCCTACCGCCGCTCGCCGTACGCCCCGTTCCGTACGACGACGCTTCAGCAGGAGGCCAGCCGCAAGCTCGGTTTCGGCGCGAAGGCCACCATGCAGGTCGCGCAGAAGCTGTACGAGAACGGCTACATCACGTACATGCGTACGGACTCCACGACGCTGAGCGAGACGGCGATCTCCGCCGCCCGCGCCCAGGTCACACAGCTGTACGGCGCCGACTACCTGCCGCCCCAGCCCCGCACGTACGCCGGCAAGGTCAAGAACGCGCAGGAGGCGCACGAGGCGATTCGCCCTTCGGGTGATCGTTTCCGCACGCCTGCCGAGACGGGCCTGACCGGCGACCAGTTCAAGCTCTACGAGCTGATCTGGAAGCGGACGGTCGCCTCCCAGATGAAGGACGCGACCGGCAACAGCGTCACGGTGAAGATCGGTGGCACCGCGGCCGACGGCCGGGACGTCGAGTTCAGCGCCTCCGGCAAGACGATCACCTTCCACGGCTTCCTGAAGGCGTACGTCGAGGGTGCCGACGACCCGAACGCCGAGCTGGACGACCGCGAGCGCCGGCTGCCCCAGGTCGGCGAGGGCGACCCGCTGACCGCGGAGGAGATCACGGTCGACGGGCACGCCACCAAGCCCCCGGCCCGCTACACCGAGGCCAGCCTGGTCAAGGAGCTCGAAGAGCGCGAGATCGGCCGCCCGTCGACGTACGCGTCGATCATCGGCACGATCCTCGACCGCGGCTACGTCTTCAAGAAGGGCACGGCACTCGTGCCGTCCTTCCTGTCCTTCGCCGTGGTCAACCTCCTGGAGAAGCACTTCGGCCGACTGGTCGACTACGACTTCACCGCCAGGATGGAGGACGACCTCGACCGCATCGCCCGCGGTGAGGCGCAGGCCGTGCCGTGGCTGAAGCGGTTCTACTTCGGCGAAGGCGTGGGCCACGGCGGCGCGGCCGACGCCGGCAACGGCGACGGGGACCACCTCGGCGGCCTCAAGGAGCTGGTGACCGACCTGGGCGCGATCGACGCGCGCGAGGTGTCGTCGTTCCCGGTGGGCAACGACATCGTGCTGCGGGTCGGGCGCTACGGCCCCTACATCGAGCGCGGAGAGAAGGACGCCGAGGGCCACCAGCGGGCGGACGTGCCCGAGGACCTGGCCCCGGACGAGCTGTCCGTCGAACTCGCGGAGGAGCTGCTCGCCAAGCCGAGCGGCGACTTCGAGCTCGGTGCCGACCCGGAGAGTGGCCACCAGATCATCGCCCGGGACGGCCGCTACGGCCCGTACGTCACCGAGGTGCTCCCCGAGGGCACCCCGAAGACCGGCAAGAACGCCGTGAAGCCGCGTACGGCCTCGCTGTTCAAGTCGATGTCGCTGGACACGGTGACGCTGGCGGACGCTCTCAAGCTGATGTCGCTGCCGCGGGTCGTCGGCGCCGACGCGGAGGGCGTGGAGATCACCGCGCAGAACGGCCGCTACGGCCCGTACCTGAAGAAGGGCACGGACTCGCGGTCGCTCCAGACCGAGGACCAGCTCTTCACGATCACCCTCGAAGAGGCGCTGGAGATCTACTCCCAGCCCAAGCAGCGTGGCCGGGCCGCAGCCAAGCCGCCGCTGAAGGAGCTGGGCGCGGACCCGGTCAGCGGACAGCCGGTCGTCGTCAAGGACGGTCGCTTCGGGCCGTACGTCACCGACGGGGAGACCAACGCGACCCTGCGCTCCGGCGACAGCGTCGAGGAGATCACCCCGGAGCGCGGCTTCGAGCTGCTCGCCGAGAAGCGTGCCAAGGCGCCGGCCAAGAAGACGGCCAAGAAGGCGCCCGCGAAGAAGGCGACGGCGAAGAAGGCGGCCCCGGCGAAGAAGACGGCCGCCAAGAAGACCGCCGCGAAGACGACGACGGCCAAGAAGACGACGGCGAAGAAGACGGTCGCGAAGAAGGCGACGGCTTCCCCGGCTTCGTCCGAGGACTGA
- a CDS encoding DUF7059 domain-containing protein, producing MGGVSNATLSPLPSVDRPDVAARLREALLAASFTADGLLELLGAPAYAALARSETVPAMRATRGDTPLETLVRLFLLQQPVPHARVEEFLPVHACVESGWLVPTGEDEVAATVDVRPYGGPDGEDWFIISDLGCAVGGAGGSGSEGRQADTAVVLGVGGASTTLAGITVRTPVPAALDLGTGSGIQALHAAQHATRVTATDLNPRALHITALTLALSGAPAADLREGSLFEPVRDDETYDLIVSNPPFVISPGARLTYRDGGMGGDDLCRSLVQGAGERLSEGGFAQFLANWQHVEGENWQDRLRSWVPRGCDAWIVQREVQDVTQYAELWLRDAGDHRGDQAEYQAHYDTWLDEFEARKVKAVGFGWITLRRTTAAEPVITVEEWPHPVEQPLGDAVLAHFGRLDYLRAHDDAALLAGRFRLVTEVVQEQVGLPGAEDPEHVVLRQHRGMRRATKVDTVGAGFAGVCDGSLSAGRILDAIAQLVGEDPVLLRDRTPAQIRLLVEQGFLEPAE from the coding sequence ATGGGGGGCGTGAGTAACGCCACCCTCTCCCCCCTGCCCTCCGTCGACCGCCCCGACGTGGCCGCCCGGCTGCGCGAGGCGCTGCTCGCGGCCTCCTTCACCGCGGACGGTCTCCTCGAGCTGCTCGGCGCGCCCGCCTACGCCGCGCTGGCTCGCAGCGAGACCGTGCCCGCGATGCGCGCGACCCGCGGGGACACGCCGCTGGAGACACTCGTCCGCCTCTTCCTGCTCCAGCAGCCCGTTCCGCACGCGCGCGTGGAGGAGTTCCTGCCCGTACACGCGTGCGTGGAGAGCGGCTGGCTGGTCCCCACGGGTGAGGACGAGGTCGCCGCGACCGTGGACGTACGGCCGTACGGCGGGCCGGACGGCGAGGACTGGTTCATCATTTCCGACCTCGGATGCGCCGTCGGTGGCGCGGGCGGCAGCGGGAGCGAAGGGCGCCAGGCGGACACGGCTGTCGTCCTCGGTGTCGGCGGCGCGTCGACGACCCTCGCCGGTATCACCGTGCGTACGCCCGTCCCCGCCGCCCTCGACCTCGGCACCGGCTCCGGCATCCAGGCGCTGCACGCCGCCCAGCACGCCACGCGCGTGACGGCCACCGACCTCAACCCGCGCGCGCTGCACATCACCGCGCTCACGCTCGCGCTGTCCGGGGCTCCGGCGGCGGACCTGCGCGAGGGTTCGCTGTTCGAACCGGTCCGGGACGACGAGACGTACGACCTGATCGTGTCCAATCCGCCGTTCGTGATCTCGCCGGGCGCCCGGCTGACCTACCGGGACGGCGGGATGGGCGGGGACGATCTGTGTCGCTCGCTCGTTCAAGGGGCGGGGGAACGGCTGAGCGAGGGCGGGTTCGCGCAGTTCCTCGCCAACTGGCAGCACGTGGAAGGGGAGAACTGGCAGGACAGGCTCAGGTCGTGGGTGCCGCGCGGGTGCGACGCGTGGATCGTGCAGCGCGAGGTGCAGGACGTCACGCAGTATGCGGAGCTCTGGCTGAGGGACGCCGGTGATCACCGGGGCGACCAGGCCGAGTACCAGGCGCACTACGACACCTGGCTGGACGAGTTCGAGGCACGCAAGGTGAAGGCCGTCGGCTTCGGCTGGATCACGCTGCGCAGGACGACGGCCGCGGAGCCCGTGATCACGGTGGAGGAGTGGCCGCACCCGGTGGAACAGCCGCTGGGCGACGCGGTCCTGGCGCACTTCGGACGGCTGGACTATCTGCGTGCCCATGACGACGCGGCCCTGCTCGCCGGGCGCTTCCGGCTGGTCACGGAGGTCGTCCAGGAGCAGGTCGGGCTGCCCGGCGCCGAGGACCCGGAGCACGTCGTGCTGCGCCAGCACCGCGGCATGCGCCGGGCCACCAAGGTGGACACGGTCGGCGCGGGCTTCGCCGGCGTGTGCGACGGCTCGTTGAGCGCCGGCCGCATTCTCGACGCCATCGCTCAACTGGTCGGCGAGGATCCGGTGTTGCTGCGGGACCGCACTCCGGCCCAGATCCGCCTTCTGGTGGAGCAGGGTTTCCTCGAACCGGCGGAGTGA
- a CDS encoding small secreted protein: protein MEGTNPVNKKLAAVVSGGAVLVLALSGCSSDDDGNKELDAWAKQVCDALPAQDAKVDAANAAIKQAATDNNAPANVQKTDSQAFQDMSDAYGALAQAVQKAGTPPGVDDGEKKQKDAVSALTTLSTSYAGLKKQVDALDTKDQAKFADGLQDIATDLGALSKSGNTALKNLEQGDVKNAMANQASCKKVASSASARATTS, encoded by the coding sequence ATGGAAGGGACCAACCCGGTGAACAAGAAGCTCGCGGCCGTGGTGTCCGGCGGTGCGGTACTGGTACTGGCGCTGTCCGGATGCAGCAGTGACGACGACGGCAACAAGGAGCTCGACGCCTGGGCCAAGCAGGTCTGCGACGCGCTGCCTGCCCAGGACGCGAAGGTCGACGCGGCCAACGCCGCGATCAAGCAGGCCGCCACGGACAACAACGCTCCGGCGAACGTCCAGAAGACCGACTCACAGGCCTTCCAGGACATGTCCGACGCCTACGGCGCGCTCGCCCAGGCCGTCCAGAAGGCCGGGACACCGCCCGGCGTCGACGACGGCGAGAAGAAGCAGAAGGACGCCGTCTCGGCGCTCACCACTCTCTCGACCTCCTACGCGGGCCTGAAGAAGCAGGTCGACGCGCTGGACACGAAGGACCAGGCGAAGTTCGCCGACGGTCTCCAGGACATCGCCACCGACCTCGGCGCGCTCAGCAAGAGCGGCAACACCGCGCTGAAGAACCTCGAGCAGGGTGACGTCAAGAACGCCATGGCCAACCAGGCCAGCTGCAAGAAGGTGGCCTCCTCCGCCTCGGCCCGCGCGACGACCAGCTGA
- a CDS encoding DNA polymerase III subunit delta', with the protein MTVWDDLVGQEKVSEQLAAAARDADALVTAAGSAAPPPETSKMTHAWLITGPPGAGRGQVARAFAAALQCVSPDRALGGVPGCGFCDGCHTALIGTHADVNTVAAVGSQILAEDMRDTVRKSYTSPATGRWQIILVEDAERLNEKSANAVLKAVEEPAPRTVWLLCAPSLEDVLPTIRSRCRHLNLRTPSVDAVADMLIRREGIEPAVAAAAARATQGHVDRARRLATEPAARERRAAVLKLPLRVDDVGGCLRAAQELVDAATEDAKQLAEEMDGKETEELKAALGAAQGGRMPRGTAGVMKDLEDKQKRRRTRTQRDSLDLALTDLTAFYRDVLALQLGSRVAIANMDAEDALERLARGSSPESTLRRIEAIAGCRQALDRNVAPLLAVEAMTMALRAG; encoded by the coding sequence ATGACCGTGTGGGACGACCTCGTCGGGCAGGAGAAGGTGAGCGAGCAGCTCGCCGCCGCCGCTCGGGACGCCGACGCGCTCGTCACCGCGGCCGGCTCCGCCGCCCCGCCGCCCGAGACGTCGAAGATGACGCACGCCTGGCTGATCACCGGTCCGCCCGGCGCCGGTCGCGGCCAGGTGGCGCGGGCCTTCGCCGCCGCCCTCCAGTGCGTGAGCCCGGACCGGGCGCTCGGCGGCGTCCCGGGCTGCGGGTTCTGCGACGGCTGTCATACGGCGCTCATCGGCACCCACGCCGACGTCAACACCGTCGCCGCGGTCGGTTCGCAGATCCTCGCCGAGGACATGCGCGACACGGTCCGTAAGTCGTACACCTCGCCCGCCACGGGCCGCTGGCAGATCATCCTCGTCGAGGACGCCGAGCGGCTGAACGAGAAGTCCGCCAACGCCGTCCTGAAGGCCGTCGAGGAGCCCGCACCGCGGACGGTCTGGCTGCTCTGCGCGCCCTCCCTGGAGGATGTGCTGCCCACCATCCGCTCCCGCTGCCGGCACCTGAACCTGCGCACGCCCTCCGTCGACGCCGTCGCCGACATGCTCATCCGGCGCGAGGGCATCGAGCCGGCCGTCGCCGCGGCCGCCGCCCGGGCCACGCAGGGGCACGTCGACCGGGCCCGCCGGCTGGCCACCGAGCCCGCCGCCCGCGAGCGCCGCGCGGCGGTGCTGAAGCTGCCTCTGCGCGTCGACGACGTCGGCGGCTGTCTCCGTGCCGCCCAGGAGCTGGTCGACGCGGCGACCGAGGACGCCAAGCAGCTCGCGGAGGAGATGGACGGCAAGGAGACCGAGGAGCTGAAGGCGGCGCTGGGCGCGGCCCAGGGCGGCCGGATGCCGCGCGGTACGGCGGGCGTGATGAAGGACCTGGAGGACAAGCAGAAGCGCCGCAGGACGCGTACGCAGCGCGACAGCCTCGACCTCGCGCTCACCGACCTGACCGCCTTCTACCGCGACGTCCTCGCCCTCCAGCTCGGCTCCCGCGTCGCGATCGCCAACATGGACGCCGAGGACGCCCTCGAGCGGCTCGCCCGTGGCAGCAGCCCGGAGTCCACCCTCCGCCGTATCGAGGCCATCGCCGGGTGCAGACAGGCCCTCGACCGCAATGTGGCTCCGCTGCTGGCGGTGGAGGCGATGACGATGGCCCTGAGAGCGGGCTGA
- a CDS encoding alpha/beta hydrolase: MYFRRSLRRSRTGVTLLSLAALLVSGCSAAESTSSAGSTALAALVALPRATPSALAPYYGQKLSWRGCGVPGFECATLKVPLDYAEPGAGDVRLAVARKKATGPGKRLGSLLVNPGGPGGSAVGYLQQYAGIGYPAGVRARYDMVAVDPRGVARSEPVECLDGRAMDTYTQTDTTPDDQRETGELVDAYKEFAEGCGAHSARLLRHVSTVEAARDMDILRAVLGDGKLTYVGASYGTFLGATYAGLFPNRVGRLVLDGAMDPSLPARRLNLDQTAGFETAFQSFAKDCVTRSDCPLGGKGTAPAEVGENLKAFFRKLDAHPIPTGDPDGRKLGEALATTGVIAAMYDESTWEQLREALTSAIKDKDGAGLLALSDSYYERDADGRYANLMAANAAVNCLDLPAAFSTPDQVEKALPSFEKASPVFGEGLAWASLNCAYWPVRATGEPHRIEAKGAAPIVVVGTTRDPATPYRWARSLAHQLTSARLLTYEGDGHTAYGRGSACIDSAIDTYLLHGTPPRDGKRCK, encoded by the coding sequence ATGTACTTCAGGCGCTCTCTCCGCAGGTCCCGTACCGGCGTCACTCTCCTCTCGCTCGCCGCGCTGCTCGTCTCCGGCTGTTCCGCGGCCGAGTCGACGAGCTCCGCCGGTTCCACGGCGCTGGCGGCGCTCGTCGCGCTGCCGCGGGCCACGCCGTCGGCGCTCGCGCCGTACTACGGGCAGAAGCTGAGCTGGCGCGGCTGCGGTGTGCCCGGCTTCGAGTGCGCCACCCTGAAGGTGCCGCTCGACTACGCCGAGCCGGGCGCGGGCGACGTCAGGCTCGCGGTCGCCCGCAAGAAGGCGACGGGCCCGGGCAAGCGGCTCGGCTCGCTGCTGGTGAACCCGGGCGGACCGGGCGGCTCGGCGGTCGGTTACCTCCAGCAGTACGCCGGCATCGGCTACCCCGCCGGGGTCCGCGCCCGCTACGACATGGTCGCCGTGGACCCCCGGGGCGTGGCCCGCAGTGAGCCCGTGGAGTGCCTCGACGGGCGCGCGATGGACACCTACACGCAGACGGACACCACCCCCGACGACCAGCGGGAGACCGGCGAACTCGTCGACGCGTACAAGGAGTTCGCGGAGGGCTGCGGCGCGCACTCGGCACGGCTGCTGCGGCACGTCTCCACCGTGGAGGCGGCCCGCGACATGGACATCCTGCGCGCGGTCCTGGGCGACGGGAAGCTGACGTACGTGGGGGCGTCGTACGGGACGTTCCTCGGCGCGACGTACGCGGGGCTCTTTCCGAACCGGGTGGGCCGGCTCGTCCTGGACGGCGCGATGGACCCGTCGCTGCCCGCCCGCCGACTGAACCTGGACCAGACGGCGGGGTTCGAGACGGCGTTCCAGTCGTTCGCGAAGGACTGCGTCACGCGGTCCGACTGCCCGCTCGGCGGGAAGGGCACGGCTCCCGCCGAGGTCGGCGAGAACCTCAAGGCCTTCTTCCGCAAACTCGACGCGCACCCGATCCCCACCGGCGACCCGGACGGCCGCAAGCTCGGCGAGGCCCTCGCCACCACCGGCGTGATCGCGGCGATGTACGACGAGAGCACCTGGGAGCAGCTGCGCGAGGCGCTGACCTCGGCGATCAAGGACAAGGACGGCGCGGGCCTGCTCGCCCTCTCCGACAGCTACTACGAGCGGGACGCCGACGGCCGCTACGCCAATCTGATGGCCGCCAACGCGGCCGTGAACTGCCTCGACCTGCCCGCGGCCTTCTCCACCCCCGACCAGGTCGAGAAGGCACTCCCGTCCTTCGAGAAGGCGTCCCCGGTCTTCGGCGAGGGTCTCGCCTGGGCCTCCTTGAACTGCGCCTACTGGCCGGTGAGGGCGACCGGCGAGCCGCACCGCATCGAGGCGAAGGGCGCCGCCCCGATCGTCGTCGTCGGCACCACCCGCGACCCGGCGACCCCGTACCGCTGGGCCCGGTCCCTCGCCCACCAGCTCACCTCGGCCCGCCTCCTCACCTACGAGGGCGACGGCCACACCGCCTACGGCCGCGGCAGCGCCTGCATCGACTCCGCGATCGACACCTACCTGCTCCACGGAACCCCTCCGAGGGACGGCAAGCGCTGCAAGTAG